One genomic region from Alosa alosa isolate M-15738 ecotype Scorff River chromosome 12, AALO_Geno_1.1, whole genome shotgun sequence encodes:
- the bnip3lb gene encoding BCL2 interacting protein 3 like b, whose protein sequence is MQASLHRDTMSDAAPPPGNNGDPALNGSWVELEINRSGGAVPPPSSSTTSTSSTTSSSGPGAVAAPELPQVVEEDDVMVGGLEHVPSSSSIHNGDMEKILLDAQHESSRSNSSCDSPPRPHTPQDEGQIIFDADNRRDSQSEVDILEREQEEDILMKDSDWVADWSSRPENVPPKEFHFRHPRRSLTLSMRKTGVMKKGGIFSAEFLKVFIPSLLISHILALGLGVYIGKRLITPPASSF, encoded by the exons ATGCAAGCCTCCCTACACAGAGACACGATGTCCGACGCTGCTCCTCCACCAGGTAACAACGGGGACCCTGCACTAAACG gGTCATGGGTGGAGCTGGAGATCAACAGAAGTGGAGGTgctgtcccccctccctcctcctccaccacctccacctcctccaccacctcctcctcaggGCCCGGTGCGGTGGCGGCCCCGGAGCTGCcgcaggtggtggaggaggatgaTGTGATGGTTGGAGGCCTGGAGCACGTGCCGTCGTCCTCATCCATCCACAACGGGGACATGGAGAAGATCCTGCTGGACGCTCAGCACGAGTCCAGCCGCAGTAACTCCTCCTGTGACAG TCCTCCAAGGCCCCACACTCCCCAGGATGAAGGCCAGATCATATTTGATGCGGACAACAGGAGAGATAGTCAG TCGGAGGTGGACATTCTGGAGcgggagcaagaggaggacatCCTCATGAAGGACTCTGATTGGGTGGCAGACTGGTCCAGTCGACCAGAAAACGTTCCACCCAa agagttcCACTTCCGTCACCCACGGCGCTCCTTGACGCTGAGCATGAGGAAGACTGGGGTGATGAAGAAAGGCGGGATCTTCTCTGCTGAATTCCTCAAAGTGTTTATCCCGTCACTGCTCATCTCACACATACTGGCCCTCGGACTGGG ggtgTACATTGGGAAGCGGCTGATTACGCCTCCCGCCAGctctttttga